Genomic DNA from Mus musculus strain C57BL/6J chromosome 11, GRCm38.p6 C57BL/6J:
tattctccctgctaaAGATCTAAGCTCTaattcctcaaggaagagaatctACTGGTGGGAATATAATTTTCGAAAGCAAAACAGATAAACAGAGTAATTTCtcttttgcattttaatttaGCTGTCCTGAAAATTTGCTTCCATTTCCATATTATAAGTTACAAGAACATTGAGACAGAAGAGCTTGCAGACATCAAACATGAGAAATGaccaggagaagggaaggggtccTCCGGTTTAATACATGTACTCTACATGGTCCCACTGAAATGTAAAAGTCTTACATTAGAATGTGTAACTATTACCTGTTCTGCAATAATAGAATTAGTATAAATAACCAAAAGGATTGTTTTTCAATAAATGAAAGCATAAAACACAGGATAGAGAGCGTGTCCTAGAGCAAGTCCAAAACTCTATCCCATGTAATAATTGTCATTTCCTCCTCAAGGACAGTCCTCACCAGGCCACGCCCTTTCCAGAGTGCATCTGCTCTGATGGTTCAGTCTAAGCCATGGAGTCAGGAAACCGCAGCTGTGGGACAGACTTCACCTTGGTTGGTCTTTTCCAGGATGGACACATGGACACCTTCCTCTTCACAGTCATCTCCATCCTCTTTGCAGTGGCTCTCATAGGCAACATCACACTGGTCATCCTCATCAGGCTGGACCAAAGACTCCACACCCCCATGTACTTTCTCCTCAGCCAGCTCTCCATCATGGACATGATGTACATCTCCACCACTGTGCCCAAGATGGCAGCTAACTTCCTCTCAGACACCAAGGCCATTTCCTTTCTGGGCTGTGTGATCCAAGCCTTTGTTTTTCTGACCCTGGGTGGGTCTGAAGCCCTCCTGCTGGGCTTCATGTCCTATGACAGGTATATAGCCATCTGCCGACCCTTGCACTACCCTGTGCTCATGAGCAGGAAGATCTGCTGCTCCATGGTCGCCAGTGCCTGGAGCAGCAGCTCCATCACTGCATCAGTGCACACAGTGTATGTGTTTCAACTTCCATTCTGTGGCTCTAGGATGGTTAACCACTTTTTCTGTGAGGTTCCATCTCTCCTGCCACTGGTGTGTGAAGACACGTCCCAGTATGAGCATACAGTCCTCGTGAGTGGACTTGTCATTCTGCTGCTCCCCTTCCTGGCCATCCTAGCTTCCTATGCTCGGGTGTTGGTTGTTGTAATCCAGATGGGTTCAGGGAAGGGACAGAGTAGAGCTGTGTCCACCTGCTCCTCACACCTGACTGTGGCCAGCTTGTTCTATGTCACCACTCTCTCCACCTACACCCAGCCACACACC
This window encodes:
- the Olfr316 gene encoding olfactory receptor 316; the encoded protein is MESGNRSCGTDFTLVGLFQDGHMDTFLFTVISILFAVALIGNITLVILIRLDQRLHTPMYFLLSQLSIMDMMYISTTVPKMAANFLSDTKAISFLGCVIQAFVFLTLGGSEALLLGFMSYDRYIAICRPLHYPVLMSRKICCSMVASAWSSSSITASVHTVYVFQLPFCGSRMVNHFFCEVPSLLPLVCEDTSQYEHTVLVSGLVILLLPFLAILASYARVLVVVIQMGSGKGQSRAVSTCSSHLTVASLFYVTTLSTYTQPHTLHSPGRDKVVAVLYSIVTPVLNPFIYSLRNKEVMGALRRQMK